ATGTCCAGCACATAATTTGCGCCCCTACATACATGATTTGAGCAATAACCCCTAAAACATATTTATGATTTTTGCCTAAATCTTTAAAAGTGGTAGATAGACTTGGTATGGCTCCTTCTTCCTGAGCTTGAGGCATTTTACTCACTAAAATAAAAATAAAAACTCCCAATATGACCAAACCTAAGATTACATAGGGGTCTCTAATCACCATTAAATCAGAAGTACGGATCAACGCTTTTTTTGTTGCTGCCAATGCACTAAAATTCTCAATATCATCTGATTGTAATTTTTTAAGTACAAACTGTTGTGCCACTAAAAGTCCCAATAATAAACCCACAGGGTTAAAAGCTTGTGCTAAGTTTAATCGTAAGGTTGCTGTTTCTGGAGCTCCCATAGCCAATACATAAGGATTTGCTGTAGTTTCTAAAAAAGCCAACCCAAAGGTTAGAATGTATAGTGCCAAACAAAAAAACCAAAATTGCTGTGTTATTGCTGCGGGATAAAACAAAAGTGCGCCTCCTGCAAATAGCGCTAACCCAATTAGAACTCCAGTTTTATAAGAATACTTGCGAACAAACAGAGCTGCTGGCAAAGCCATACAGAAATATCCTCCATAAAATGCCATTTGTACCCATGCTGCCTGAGAATTAGAAAGCTCTAATACTTTTTTAAAAGCTTGCACCATGGGATCTGTAACCGCATTTGCAAAACCCCATAAAGCAAAAAGTGAGGTAATTAATATAAATGGCAATAAAACCTTTTTAGAAACAATTGCAGGTTTACTCATTGTAATGAATTTTATATATTTTAATTAGTACCTAAAAGCACATAAATAACCACGGTAATAGTACAGAGTGCTATTGCCATAGGTTTTGTGTATTTCCATTCTTTCATTTCTACATAATCATGTTCTTCTTTAATGTCCTTTTTATGATTTGGATACCAATAAGAAACGATAAACATTACTAGAATATTCAAGACAAATTCTATTCCCCAGATATGTACGAAATGGATATTCACTTTAAAAATAAAAGTGGTTAGAATATAGAATGCTAGTCCAATAAACAATGCCACTTTTGCACCGGTTGCAGATATTTTTTTCAGAAAAAAGCCTGCTAACATGATTGATGCAATCGGGATAAAGAAAATTCCGTTTAATTGTTGCAGTAATTGATACAATCCATCTGGTGCATTTGCAACCATTGGTGCGACAAGAATGGCAAAGACGGCTAAAACTGCAGAAGTAAGTTTCCCTATTTTAACGAGTTTTTTATCATTACATTCTTTTTCTATATGTCTTTTATACACATCAATACTAAATATGGTTGCTGCACTATTTAAGACACTATTGAATGTACTTAACACAGCACCCATAACAATCGCTGCAAAAATACCCACCAAACCAATAGGCAATACTTTTTTAATTAACTCCGGATATATCATATCCTGATCTTCATATAATGAATCTCCGAAATAATAAAATGCAATAACACCTGGTAAAATTATGATGATAGGAACTACTATTTTTAAAACTCCAGTATAGAGTAATCCTTTCTGTGCTTCAACTAAATTTTTTGCACCTAAGGCACGTTGCACTATAGTTTGGTTCATACTCCAAAAATACAATTGGTTTAT
This genomic stretch from Cellulophaga algicola DSM 14237 harbors:
- the fucP gene encoding L-fucose:H+ symporter permease, whose product is MSKPAIVSKKVLLPFILITSLFALWGFANAVTDPMVQAFKKVLELSNSQAAWVQMAFYGGYFCMALPAALFVRKYSYKTGVLIGLALFAGGALLFYPAAITQQFWFFCLALYILTFGLAFLETTANPYVLAMGAPETATLRLNLAQAFNPVGLLLGLLVAQQFVLKKLQSDDIENFSALAATKKALIRTSDLMVIRDPYVILGLVILGVFIFILVSKMPQAQEEGAIPSLSTTFKDLGKNHKYVLGVIAQIMYVGAQIMCWTYIYQYAEAIGMSGEDAANYQFAAFFLFMIGRVIGTYLLRFLSSGKLLMYFSILAAFFALGTVFIEGVYGLYSLVAISFCMSLMFPTIYGIALHGLAEEESKIGAAGLVMAIVGGALMPKLQGMIIDLGGNNVNDLKIAGVTEVNFSFILPFFCFLFIAFYGRLVYRKYMK
- a CDS encoding solute:sodium symporter family transporter, encoding MYTVITFIAFTAFVAFYSWFKLRKEKLDSKDGYFLGGRSLTGVVIAGSMLLTNISTEHLIGMNGSSYKNGFIIIAWEVTSAIALVIAAIYFVPKYLKMGLTTIPEYLEKRFDSTTRTLVALFLMVSFIVTLLPIVLYTGAINIESIFNISEVLNVSKEQGLWITVISIGVLGSIYAIFGGLKAVAVSDTINRYGLLIGGLAIPIIALVSIGEGNPLDGLTKVYNHSPEKFNVIGAKDSVLPFEVLFTGLIINQLYFWSMNQTIVQRALGAKNLVEAQKGLLYTGVLKIVVPIIIILPGVIAFYYFGDSLYEDQDMIYPELIKKVLPIGLVGIFAAIVMGAVLSTFNSVLNSAATIFSIDVYKRHIEKECNDKKLVKIGKLTSAVLAVFAILVAPMVANAPDGLYQLLQQLNGIFFIPIASIMLAGFFLKKISATGAKVALFIGLAFYILTTFIFKVNIHFVHIWGIEFVLNILVMFIVSYWYPNHKKDIKEEHDYVEMKEWKYTKPMAIALCTITVVIYVLLGTN